Proteins from a single region of Electrophorus electricus isolate fEleEle1 chromosome 5, fEleEle1.pri, whole genome shotgun sequence:
- the tbrg4 gene encoding FAST kinase domain-containing protein 4 isoform X2 yields the protein MTARILGRWAHLLLRCPQASAASSRLQAATAQRAGTPWPLAWARPAAKPLCLGHGLPEEEQPSIKFKLSELDELVKKAGTPEAVLQLWAERGGSANQAGLCLIHISRLALKKDRAESANLLQDPRCVDMLETVNSQISVVWNGMLVSLLHSLSNLGLLPSTPVMQSLQTEALWRLRRLTYRQLAYLADWVSARHSQGQGNEMLSTTLLKQLELRWTELDNPRTLATLMARAGALSSSLMDRLEDKVLELAEKFSAEDIRKVALALSSQRRRSVPVLRALSYHLREKPSSELQAPLLLDMAFAYSKLNFHHTPMLERMSSELLPWLPELSPADVMRWSKALALLKWLHLPLFEGFAQHFMNGSESYSTLQLSNLILSFARLNFQPTNREKFYKKVHEALRGSWLGLEPFLLTDMVWSLCVLQQAVPDYIAAVTDTNFHTKLTGAASHVVSYKLKLLQIAASRQLEPLGAPGECPPAGTPSAVPVKAGTHTALQRGLHAAVQTLAENRTSALRTNVSTVYGWVIDAELVLDAENKPVDLENLVAPHLPGGGGADLLPQGAHRMAFLAWEFSHFCCKSKDLLGRFAMQKRHLQLAGFLVVEVPYFDWLELKFDWQKVSYLKDKMGHAVAEEMAK from the exons ATGACTGCCAGGATTTTGGGCCGATGGGCTCACCTTTTGCTCCGATGCCCTCAAGCTTCTGCTGCCTCGTCCCGGCTGCAGGCCGCCACAGCTCAGCGGGCAGGGACACCGTGGCCCCTAGCCTGGGCACGGCCTGCAGCCAAGCCCCTGTGCCTGGGCCATGGGCTGCCAGAAGAAGAGCAGCCAAGCATTAAATTTAAACTTTCAGAATTGGACGAACTTGTCAAGAAGGCGGGCACTCCTGAGGCAGTGCTGCAGTTGTGGGCGGAGCGAGGTGGGTCAGCCAATCAGGCAGGCTTGTGCCTGATCCACATCAGCCGATTGGCATTGAAAAAGGACAGGGCGGAGTCTGCGAACCTCTTGCAGGATCCCCGGTGTGTGGACATGCTGGAGACGGTGAATTCCCAG ATTTCGGTGGTGTGGAACGGAATGCTGGTGTCTCTGCTGCACTCGCTCTCCAACCTCGGCCTCCTCCCCAGTACGCCAGTGATGCAGTCTCTCCAGACGGAGGCGCTGTGGAGACTCCGCCGCCTCACCTACCGCCAGCTAGCCTACCTGGCAGACTGGGTATCAGCACGCCACAGTCAGGG GCAAGGAAATGAGATGCTCTCCACCACCCTGCTGAAACAGCTGGAACTGCGCTGGACCGAGCTGGACAACCCTCGCACTCTGGCCACCCTGATGGCCCGAGCTGGGgcactctcctcctccctcatgGACAGGCTGGAAGAtaag GTCCTGGAGTTGGCCGAGAAATTCAGCGCCGAGGACATCCGCAAGGTGGCGCTAGCGTTGTCGTCCCAGCGGCGCCGTTCGGTACCCGTCTTGCGGGCGCTGTCTTACCACCTGCGAGAGAAACCCTCGTCCGAGCTCCAGGCGCCCCTGCTGCTTGACATGGCATTCGCTTACA GCAAGCTGAACTTCCACCATACGCCCATGCTGGAGCGGATGTCCTCTGAGCTGTTGCCTTGGCTACCAGAGCTGAGCCCTGCCGATGTCATGCGCTGGTCAAAGGCGCTGGCCTTACTGAAATGGCTCCACCTGCCTCTGTTTGAGGGCTTTGCCCAG CACTTCATGAACGGCAGCGAAAGCTACAGCACACTCCAGCTGAGCAACCTCATCCTGTCATTCGCCAGGCTCAACTTCCAGCCCACCAACAGGGAGAAGTTCTACAAAAAG GTTCATGAAGCGCTGAGGGGCTCCTGGCTGGGGTTGGAGCCCTTCCTGCTCACGGACATGGTCTGGTCGCTTTGCGTGCTGCAGCAAGCAGTGCCTGACTACATCGCTGCTGTCACAGACACCAACTTCCACACCAAGCTCACAG GGGCTGCTAGTCACGTGGTGAGCTACAAGCTGAAGCTGCTTCAGATCGCAGCCTCGAGGCAACTGGAGCCCCTCGGAGCCCCTGGGGAGTGCCCCCCAGCCGGCACCCCGTCGGCGGTCCCGGTCAAGGCGGGCACTCATACCGCCCTGCAGAGGGGCCTGCATGCAGCTGTCCAGACCCTGGCCGAGAACCGTACAAGTGCCCTCCGCACCAACGTCAGCACAGTTTACGGCTGGGTTATAG ATGCAGAGCTGGTGTTGGATGCGGAAAATAAGCCCGTCGACTTGGAGAACCTGGTGGCTCCACACTTAcctggagggggcggggctgaccTCTTACCCCAGGGAGCGCACAG aatggcATTCCTGGCCTGGGAGTTCTCCCATTTCTGTTGCAAGAGTAAAGATCTACTGGGCCGCTTTGCGATGCAGAAGCGCCATCTTCAGCTGGCTGGATTTCTGGTGGTGGAG GTGCCATACTTTGATTGGCTGGAGCTGAAGTTTGATTGGCAGAAAGTATCCTACCTGAAGGACAAGATGGGGCACGCGGTGGCCGAAGAAATGGCCAAGTGA
- the tbrg4 gene encoding FAST kinase domain-containing protein 4 isoform X1, with translation MTARILGRWAHLLLRCPQASAASSRLQAATAQRAGTPWPLAWARPAAKPLCLGHGLPEEEQPSIKFKLSELDELVKKAGTPEAVLQLWAERGGSANQAGLCLIHISRLALKKDRAESANLLQDPRCVDMLETVNSQISVVWNGMLVSLLHSLSNLGLLPSTPVMQSLQTEALWRLRRLTYRQLAYLADWVSARHSQGQGNEMLSTTLLKQLELRWTELDNPRTLATLMARAGALSSSLMDRLEDKVLELAEKFSAEDIRKVALALSSQRRRSVPVLRALSYHLREKPSSELQAPLLLDMAFAYSKLNFHHTPMLERMSSELLPWLPELSPADVMRWSKALALLKWLHLPLFEGFAQHFMNGSESYSTLQLSNLILSFARLNFQPTNREKFYKKVHEALRGSWLGLEPFLLTDMVWSLCVLQQAVPDYIAAVTDTNFHTKLTEGAASHVVSYKLKLLQIAASRQLEPLGAPGECPPAGTPSAVPVKAGTHTALQRGLHAAVQTLAENRTSALRTNVSTVYGWVIDAELVLDAENKPVDLENLVAPHLPGGGGADLLPQGAHRMAFLAWEFSHFCCKSKDLLGRFAMQKRHLQLAGFLVVEVPYFDWLELKFDWQKVSYLKDKMGHAVAEEMAK, from the exons ATGACTGCCAGGATTTTGGGCCGATGGGCTCACCTTTTGCTCCGATGCCCTCAAGCTTCTGCTGCCTCGTCCCGGCTGCAGGCCGCCACAGCTCAGCGGGCAGGGACACCGTGGCCCCTAGCCTGGGCACGGCCTGCAGCCAAGCCCCTGTGCCTGGGCCATGGGCTGCCAGAAGAAGAGCAGCCAAGCATTAAATTTAAACTTTCAGAATTGGACGAACTTGTCAAGAAGGCGGGCACTCCTGAGGCAGTGCTGCAGTTGTGGGCGGAGCGAGGTGGGTCAGCCAATCAGGCAGGCTTGTGCCTGATCCACATCAGCCGATTGGCATTGAAAAAGGACAGGGCGGAGTCTGCGAACCTCTTGCAGGATCCCCGGTGTGTGGACATGCTGGAGACGGTGAATTCCCAG ATTTCGGTGGTGTGGAACGGAATGCTGGTGTCTCTGCTGCACTCGCTCTCCAACCTCGGCCTCCTCCCCAGTACGCCAGTGATGCAGTCTCTCCAGACGGAGGCGCTGTGGAGACTCCGCCGCCTCACCTACCGCCAGCTAGCCTACCTGGCAGACTGGGTATCAGCACGCCACAGTCAGGG GCAAGGAAATGAGATGCTCTCCACCACCCTGCTGAAACAGCTGGAACTGCGCTGGACCGAGCTGGACAACCCTCGCACTCTGGCCACCCTGATGGCCCGAGCTGGGgcactctcctcctccctcatgGACAGGCTGGAAGAtaag GTCCTGGAGTTGGCCGAGAAATTCAGCGCCGAGGACATCCGCAAGGTGGCGCTAGCGTTGTCGTCCCAGCGGCGCCGTTCGGTACCCGTCTTGCGGGCGCTGTCTTACCACCTGCGAGAGAAACCCTCGTCCGAGCTCCAGGCGCCCCTGCTGCTTGACATGGCATTCGCTTACA GCAAGCTGAACTTCCACCATACGCCCATGCTGGAGCGGATGTCCTCTGAGCTGTTGCCTTGGCTACCAGAGCTGAGCCCTGCCGATGTCATGCGCTGGTCAAAGGCGCTGGCCTTACTGAAATGGCTCCACCTGCCTCTGTTTGAGGGCTTTGCCCAG CACTTCATGAACGGCAGCGAAAGCTACAGCACACTCCAGCTGAGCAACCTCATCCTGTCATTCGCCAGGCTCAACTTCCAGCCCACCAACAGGGAGAAGTTCTACAAAAAG GTTCATGAAGCGCTGAGGGGCTCCTGGCTGGGGTTGGAGCCCTTCCTGCTCACGGACATGGTCTGGTCGCTTTGCGTGCTGCAGCAAGCAGTGCCTGACTACATCGCTGCTGTCACAGACACCAACTTCCACACCAAGCTCACAG AAGGGGCTGCTAGTCACGTGGTGAGCTACAAGCTGAAGCTGCTTCAGATCGCAGCCTCGAGGCAACTGGAGCCCCTCGGAGCCCCTGGGGAGTGCCCCCCAGCCGGCACCCCGTCGGCGGTCCCGGTCAAGGCGGGCACTCATACCGCCCTGCAGAGGGGCCTGCATGCAGCTGTCCAGACCCTGGCCGAGAACCGTACAAGTGCCCTCCGCACCAACGTCAGCACAGTTTACGGCTGGGTTATAG ATGCAGAGCTGGTGTTGGATGCGGAAAATAAGCCCGTCGACTTGGAGAACCTGGTGGCTCCACACTTAcctggagggggcggggctgaccTCTTACCCCAGGGAGCGCACAG aatggcATTCCTGGCCTGGGAGTTCTCCCATTTCTGTTGCAAGAGTAAAGATCTACTGGGCCGCTTTGCGATGCAGAAGCGCCATCTTCAGCTGGCTGGATTTCTGGTGGTGGAG GTGCCATACTTTGATTGGCTGGAGCTGAAGTTTGATTGGCAGAAAGTATCCTACCTGAAGGACAAGATGGGGCACGCGGTGGCCGAAGAAATGGCCAAGTGA